A genomic segment from Gavia stellata isolate bGavSte3 chromosome 6, bGavSte3.hap2, whole genome shotgun sequence encodes:
- the PDK4 gene encoding pyruvate dehydrogenase kinase, isozyme 4, producing MKAARIALRTAAPLAGASGGGSSSSSSRGRLPREVEQFSRFSPSPLSIKQLLDFGSTNGCERTSFAFLRQELPVRFANILREIDLLPDKLLGTPSVQLVKSWYIQSLMELVEFHQKSPDDQKVLSDFIDTLIRVRNRHHDVVPTMAQGVIEYKDTFKVDPVTNQNIQYFLDRFYMSRISTRMLMNQHTLLFDDKSSSGHPRHIGSIDPCCDVAEVVNDAFESSKMLCDQYYLTSPELKLTQVNGKLPGEPINIVYVPSHLFHMLFELFKNSMRATVEFQENSPSLSPIEVTVVLGQEDLAIKISDRGGGVPVRKIEQLFSYMYSTAPRPRMDDGRNTPLAGFGYGLPISRLYAKYFQGDLNLYSICGYGTDAIIYLKALSTESVEKLPVFNKSASKHYQATSEADDWCVPSKDPKNVSKRSAVL from the exons ATGAAGGCCGCCCGCATCGCGCTGCGCACCGCCGCCCCCTTGGCAGGGGCCAGCGGCGGcggtagcagcagcagcagcagccgcggCCGATTGCCGCGGGAAGTGGAGCAGTTCTCCCgcttctctccctccccgctCTCCATCAAGCAGTTGCTGGACTTCG GCTCAACTAATGGATGTGAGAGaacttcttttgcatttttgcgACAAGAACTTCCTGTGAGGTTTGCAAACATACTGAGAGAAATTGATCTTCTTCCTGATAAATTACTAGGCACTCCATCAGTACAATTAGTAAAAAGCTG gTACATCCAAAGCCTAATGGAGCTGGTTGAGTTCCATCAGAAAAGCCCAGATGACCAAAAAGTCTTATCTGA CTTTATAGATACATTAATTAGGGTCCGAAACAGACATCATGATGTGGTTCCTACAATGGCACAAGGAGTAATTGAATACAAAGACACTTTTAAAGTAGATCCTGTCACCAATCAaaacattcagtattttttggATCGTTTTTACATGAGCCGCATTTCCACCCGGATGCTAATGAACCAACACA CCCTTCTTTTTGATGATAAATCCAGCTCAGGGCACCCAAGGCACATTGGAAGTATTGATCCTTGCTGTGATGTTGCTGAAGTAGTGAATG atgcttttgaaaGTTCCAAGATGTTGTGTGACCAGTATTACTTAACATCGCCAGAACTGAAACTTACTCAAGTGAATG GAAAACTTCCAGGAGAGCCAATTAACATCGTATATGTTCCATCTCATCTTTTTCACATGCTTTTTGAGCTCTTTAAG AATTCAATGAGGGCAACTGTTGAATTCCAAGAAAACAGTCCTTCCCTTTCTCCAATTGAAGTGACAGTTGTTCTAGGACAAGAAGACCTGGCAATTAAG ATCTCAGACAGAGGAGGTGGTGTTCCAGTAAGGAAAATTGAGCAGCTGTTCAGCTACATGTATTCCACAGCACCAAGACCAAGGATGGATGATGGTCGAAATACCCCTCTT GCTGGCTTTGGGTATGGCTTGCCAATTTCTCGTCTGTATGCTAAATACTTTCAGGGAGATCTAAATCTCTATTCCATATGTGGTTATGGAACAGATGCTATTATCTACTTGAAG GCCCTATCAACAGAATCAGTAGAAAAACTCCCAGTTTTTAACAAATCGGCTTCCAAGCATTACCAAGCTACCTCAGAGGCGGATGACTGGTGTGTCCCAAGTAAAGACCCAAAGAATGTGTCAAAGCGGAGTGCAGTTCTCTGA